From Sulfitobacter sp. HNIBRBA3233, a single genomic window includes:
- a CDS encoding ETC complex I subunit: MRARIYQPARTAMSSGTAKTHHWVLEFAPSEAREVDPLMGWTSSSDTQSQVRLKFDTREEAVEYAEEQGIDAIVQDPKRRKPNIRPGGYGENFATSRRGAWTH, encoded by the coding sequence ATGCGCGCGAGAATTTATCAGCCAGCCCGTACAGCGATGTCGTCCGGTACTGCGAAGACGCACCATTGGGTGCTTGAATTCGCCCCGTCGGAGGCGCGCGAGGTGGATCCGCTGATGGGATGGACATCCTCCAGCGACACCCAAAGCCAGGTCCGGCTGAAATTCGACACCCGCGAGGAAGCAGTGGAATACGCCGAGGAACAGGGCATCGACGCGATTGTGCAGGACCCCAAGCGCCGCAAGCCCAACATCCGCCCCGGCGGATACGGCGAGAACTTTGCCACTTCCCGGCGCGGCGCCTGGACACACTGA